In a genomic window of Maricaulis maris MCS10:
- a CDS encoding helix-turn-helix transcriptional regulator, translating to MAKPTPITNEIRTLRFHAGEMTQADLARQVGVTRQTIIAIEQGKYSPSLEVAFKIARVFKVGLDAVFQYPPE from the coding sequence ATGGCCAAGCCCACGCCCATCACCAATGAAATCCGCACCCTGCGCTTTCATGCCGGCGAGATGACCCAAGCCGATCTGGCCCGGCAGGTTGGCGTCACGCGTCAGACCATCATCGCCATCGAGCAGGGCAAGTACTCACCCTCACTGGAGGTCGCCTTCAAGATCGCGCGTGTATTCAAGGTCGGTCTGGACGCCGTGTTCCAGTATCCGCCCGAATGA